In the genome of Rhizobium etli 8C-3, one region contains:
- a CDS encoding cystathionine gamma-synthase family protein, with amino-acid sequence MTAPHPSRTHIGNHALHPETLMLNYGYDPELSEGAVKPPVFLTSTFVFNTAEDGRDFFDYVSGRREPPAGKGAGLVYSRFNHPNSEIVEDRLAVYERAESGAVFSSGMAAIATTLLAFVRPGDAILHSQPLYGGTETLLAKTFLNLGVSAVGFADGVSEASVRAAAEDAMSKGRVSVILVETPANPTNSLVDVAMIRRIADAIGKTQDHTPIVVCDNTLLGPVFQRPIEHGADISLYSLTKYVGGHSDLIAGAVLGPKAVIKQVKALRGSIGTQLDPHSCWMLGRSLETLQIRMERANSNARAVADFLRDHPKVENIHYLPYHDPQSPVGRTFAAQCTGAGSTFSFDIKGGQPASFKFLNALKIFKLAVSLGGTESLASHPAAMTHSGVPADVRQRIGVLESTIRLSIGIEHPDDLIADLALALDEA; translated from the coding sequence ATGACCGCGCCGCACCCTTCGAGAACCCATATCGGCAATCACGCGCTGCATCCGGAAACGCTGATGCTGAACTACGGGTACGATCCGGAGCTTTCCGAAGGCGCGGTCAAGCCGCCGGTCTTCCTGACCTCGACCTTCGTCTTCAACACCGCCGAGGATGGCCGCGATTTCTTCGACTACGTGTCGGGCCGCCGCGAGCCACCGGCAGGCAAGGGTGCCGGCCTCGTCTATTCGCGCTTCAACCACCCGAACAGCGAGATCGTCGAAGACAGGCTCGCCGTCTATGAGCGGGCGGAAAGCGGTGCGGTCTTCTCCTCCGGCATGGCGGCGATCGCAACCACGCTGCTTGCCTTTGTCCGGCCCGGCGATGCGATCCTTCATTCGCAGCCGCTCTATGGCGGCACCGAGACGCTGCTGGCCAAGACGTTCCTCAATCTTGGCGTTTCTGCCGTCGGCTTTGCCGATGGCGTCAGCGAGGCTTCGGTAAGGGCGGCGGCAGAAGACGCTATGTCGAAAGGCCGGGTCTCGGTCATCCTCGTCGAAACGCCCGCCAATCCCACCAACAGCCTCGTCGATGTCGCCATGATCCGTCGCATCGCCGATGCGATTGGAAAAACGCAGGACCACACGCCGATCGTCGTCTGCGACAACACGCTGCTCGGCCCGGTCTTCCAGCGCCCGATCGAACATGGTGCTGATATCTCGCTCTATTCGCTGACCAAATATGTCGGCGGCCATTCGGACCTCATTGCCGGCGCCGTCCTCGGCCCCAAAGCGGTGATCAAACAGGTGAAGGCGCTTCGCGGCTCGATCGGCACGCAGCTCGACCCGCATTCCTGCTGGATGCTCGGGCGCTCGTTGGAAACGCTGCAGATCCGCATGGAGCGGGCCAACAGCAACGCGCGCGCCGTCGCCGATTTCCTCCGCGACCATCCGAAGGTCGAGAATATTCACTATCTTCCCTACCACGATCCGCAATCGCCGGTCGGCCGCACCTTTGCCGCACAGTGCACGGGCGCCGGCTCCACCTTCTCCTTTGACATCAAGGGCGGCCAGCCGGCTTCCTTCAAGTTCCTGAACGCGCTGAAGATCTTCAAGCTTGCTGTCAGCCTCGGCGGCACGGAATCGCTTGCCAGCCATCCGGCTGCGATGACCCATTCCGGCGTCCCGGCAGATGTGCGCCAGCGCATCGGCGTCCTGGAATCGACCATCCGGCTGTCGATCGGCATCGAGCATCCGGACGATCTGATCGCCGATCTGGCGCTGGCACTGGACGAAGCGTAA